Genomic window (Oryzias latipes chromosome 17, ASM223467v1):
TGATGACACATCAATCACTTGTGCAAAGACAAATTACCATTTGTTTTTGACGTCAGCAGAAGGATGCTGTCAATATATGAATAGGCGTCACAGCTCGTACGCACAGATCTATTAATATACCCACCTCTGCTGAGGGACTCCTGCTCCTCGCAGTTGTCCTCATTCTGGCTCCCACTCAGCGAGTGCAGTTTTAATATCTACAAATATGGAGCTTGGAAGTAGGGCTCCGAGAATAGACCCAGACGGACACGTGTCGGCATCTTCGTCAGAGCCTGGCACAATGTGTTCTCCTCACTTCCGCTCTCCATGGCAACAGTAGTAGGGAGGAGGCGGCAGATTGACTGAGAGACTGTGGGTGGGCATCTGGCATGTCTTATTCCACTCCAACCTACGTCTACCAGATCTCCTCGCCTGACAAACACTTTAGCACCTGCCCCTACCATCGCAGAATTGGCTCAGCTGTAATTTAGGCTTCCTAAAGGGCAGGATGGCTGAGGCTGGTGCAGCTTTGCTTCAGGTAATCAGTGGGTTCAAACACTTAAGTTGACCTTGGTCTCTTCATCTTCACAGGAAAAGGTGATTCCTCATGTCAAGCCTGGGCAGGTGATTCCCTCCAGGAAGCCTTTTCCAATTGGCCTTTGCTGTCTCGCCTTCGGTCTGCTGGTATTCCTGACGGGACTGGTGCTGGCCTCAGTCTACACTTACCGTCACTACTTTATACCTCAGGTatgaggaaaaaatgtttttaatgttaaatattCAAATCTGTTTGGCATACTTTTGAACTTGAATGGACTTTAACCTGTGTTGCATCTCCACAGCACATCCCAGAGGACAGCTTATTCCACTGCCGGGTCATCTACGAGGACTCCATTTTCGCCCCCCTGAGGGGACgacaggagctggaggagaatGTCGGCATTTACATCGAAGACAATTATGAGCAGATCAGTGTGCCTGTGCCACACTTCGGAGGCAGCGACCCGGCTGACATTGTGCACGACTTTCAGAGGGTAGGTTTTCacatcctttttatttatttttttgagtcattCACTTGTTAGTGTTCCCTTTGATTTATTCCAGTGTCTTTAATTTATCGGTTTTAGGGCCTCACTGCTTATTTCGACATTGCCTTGGACAAATGCTACATCACAGAGCTGAACACAACCTTGGTGATGCCGCCTCGAAGCTTGTGGGAGCTGCTTATCAATGTCAAGGTGAGGCGCTGCCCATATTTCCTGTTAGAGACGCTGTTTGAAAATGAGAGGTTCATgcctttcagcaaaaaaaaaaaaaggggaggatGGCGCGTCCGTTCTGTCCTCTGTATTCCTCCTGCTCAGTGATTAATGGCTGTGTCTTTGCCACAGAGGGGGACGTACCTTCCTCAGACGTACATCATCCAGGAGGAGATGACGGTGACGGGGCGGGTGAGGAACATGAGGCAGTTGGGCCCATTCATCCACAGACTGTGCTTTGGCAAAGAAACCTATCGCCTTAGACGCCGGAATCAGCGTCAACGTGAGTTTTAATCTACTTCAGGCAAAATGAGATGTTAATTTATGGAAAAAATTGGTTGCTAGGTcactttagtttttctttttttttttttggaagatgAGCCCTGTGACATCTGCAGAGTCATTTTTTGCAATTGGCAAAAGAGGGTGTGTTTCCCAAAATTTGCATGCCAAATGGAGGCGTTCTCATACAGATTTGAGAACGTGAAACCACTTCCtgtcattgtgtgtttgtgtgtgggcgCAGCAATGGGAGCTTCCTGCTGCGTGAGTCACTTGTAGTGTCCACACGCACTGTGGAGGAGGCAGAGCTGCAAATGCGTACAAGCTTTGCTGGCCCTCGCATTGATTGGTGCGACAGCTCCCAAAATGATGCGACAAGCACCCCTACCCCACCCCGGCTCATATAGGGCTGCGAGTGTGGGGATGGCTACTGCTGACTCAAATGTACAGGCTCTGTAGGCAAGGTACAGATCAACTAAAATGACTGGTTTAGATGTTTCTCATGGCAGCTCTCTCTTCCAGGTATCGAGAGGCGTGAGACAAAGAGATGCCACAAGATTCGTCACTTTGAAAACACTTTTGTGGTGGAGACCGTCATCTGTGACAGGTTCTAAAATCTGAGGCGGAATCACAGCCATCCAGCACCCAAGCCAACTTGAAACCATACCTCTGGAATTCCTTAGGCGTTTAAAAACTGCACTTTAAGAGCAAACCATGTTTGTCTTTAGTTCTCGTCTCAACTTGAAATGCTCTTTTATTGTTCGTGGACAATGTCGATGTTATTTGTCGTTTGAGTTGTCTAAATCGTATTTATCTGTAGTTGGTCTTgagcagaaaacatgttttatttttgagtcctTCAGTGCAGCTTGGATGAAGCTGTTCGCACTCTACTCATGTGCACAGTAGTTTCtccatatttgtttatttgtcaaCAAATTGCAAGACATACCTCATGTTGTTAATATGttaatttctttgtttctatTAGTACTGAATTATGTACATAACTGATTGTTCTTGAGCAATATATACTGTAAATTAGTTTCTTTAACATCATGTTGCATAGATTTTTATGGAAAAATTCACTCGTGAAAGatcatttctgaatgtttcagtGTCACTTTTACATATTTCTTGGATATCAAGGCTTTTGACTGTAATTAGTAGCAGTGCTGTAGATGGATAGAGGGAACCAAAGTCTGCATTCAGTGacgattttaattttttttagtttagatcACTCACTGTAGATGATGTATCAAAGGTTTTCACCTTACTTAGGCTCTTCCTTTTCTTCACGAAGATATTCCTGTTGTCTTTAGCTCCTTACTCAATCACATTCTAAAATGATTGATCTTCCCAAATGATGAAATAGATTTGGGttgttttgtaatgtttatGTTCCATTGTCTTTAAAAGTTCCTGTTTTCTGTACAGTTCTATTCTCTTATCTcactgctttaaaaataaatgattaaaactaTTTGGTGTTTTGGAGCTCCTGGTTTTTGGTGGAAATTTTCACAGGTTTAATAATTCTTAATTAAGAAATCTTGCCACAGAGTGAAAATGCAAAGTGAAGTTGTCTAACTCGGTTTTAAAAGTTCTGCAAAACAAGTGTTACTATACATATTTGTttctctgattttctttttacaattcaGATGTCAGTTATGTTGCTCAAAAAAATTCCACTACCGGTAATACAAActggaaaacaaatgaaatgccaaaaatacaaattttaaagTCAGCAAAGATGAGAATTATGCAAACTAAAAATGTTTCCAGTCAAAGCTAAAATGTCTGGGAAACAAATCTTGACAAAAACTTCACAGTATCTACACATTTCAGCTTAAGTACACAGTGAATGCATTTACATTTAGGTTTGAAACCGTCAACACACTAGAGTGACTGCTGTTTACAGCTGTCCTCATTGTGTCAAAAATTGCACATTTGGAATTTTAAAAGTACATCAGGAAGTTTAAAacgacagaaaacagaaaatatacaaataaacagCAGAATTGACACTAAGAACAGACAGCTGATGTTATGAATCATTAAACCCGCACACTTTGAAACGGGAAGGATGGTAATCTGTGACGGAGTAAAATTTAcaggaaatataaaaaataaattacttttgcATTAAAGTTTTGAATACAAATGATTCAAAATAATTTACGTCTATAAAATGAATCAATTTTACTGTATTTCTTTAAAAGCCGACATGCTCCAAACATGTTAGACCAGCTAGAAAGTTTATCCTATTTAAAAACCGCTGGTGACAAAAATAAACCCTGAACTAATGGatagaaattacatttgttGGGGTTTTTAAAGCATTATTCACCTCGTTCCAAGAAAACTCAAGGAACTGAAGATAATTTATGGCTGAAGGTTTTTCATTATTAATAAAcctttagacaaaataaaaaaatacattgtctTTTGAATTTGGGTACAAGGAATTAAATTAACTggtgttttaaattatttgcaACCAGAGTTCATGGATTTCAAATTCAATTTAACTGAGTTCTCTGAATTTTTGTAAGAGAACTGAAAGCGCCTCCAGCTTGAActtttctcttaaaaacaaacatcacacTGTGGCTTTCCGGtcaaagcttttcttttctgcagtcGTCCCTTAGCATATCAGTGTGGCACTATTGCTTCCTGCTGCTGGGTCGAAATATGTAGCGTTAAGTTCACCTCAGCAGGTTCTTTAAACCAAACTGCTGCAGCTCTACCATTCTGTCAGTGCATGCAACACTTCCTCATCAACTGCCTGTTCGTTTTTAAAACTCACGGCCATGAAAAATCAAAGATATACACAAGTTAAAGAGTGTACAATAGGAAGGTGGTCCCACCATGAGGCGTGTAGAGTTCAGACTTCAGATGTACTGAAGGTGTGTTTCCTTTCTCTGGTTAATGAAATCTTGATGGACTGTCTGGCGCTTCTCGCCTCTTGAGCAGCAAAGTAGTAACACAGAGCGTCCAGACAGCAGGTGATGTTGGACAGACACATGGTCACCTGTATGAAGAGGTTGATTTTTGTCATGGAGCTGCAGTCTGTAATCTCCCCTCGGTGCACCTGCATGCAGAATTGAGAGTTTCATTTCAGTttgtcagtttgtttgttttgaattttcaagttaaaacttaaaaatttgATGTGCATCCATTCATCTCtaaagttaaattaaattatacgatcaaaaaataaatccagatcCAAAGGTTCAGATTTGCTCCATCGTGCTCATCTCGGCTCTTTTGAAACAGACCATTTCGTACACCTGTTGTGGCGGATCTGCTTTGAATTTTGATCTGTCAAGATCAAAGAAGAACTGAAGTGAAAGAATATTTCTCATACTTCAACCCCcttatttacttaaaaaaaaagtgcagctggAAAATCAGAACCACCCACCACCAACGGTAAAAATCCTCTCTGTGattgtttaaacaaaaacatacttaTAAAATAGTAATTATTCAACCAAGAATAAAAGTATTTTGTAAAATTCTTAAAACACAGGATCTGAAAAAGTTACAGCCGTCTTAAGATCTTGATTCTTTCCTGGTTTTGTGTGAAACGAAACTGACAAAAGTCTCACCAGAAACTGCAGGAAAATGGCCAGGTGACTTGGGGTGAACGGCACTAAAAAGGCGCTCAGGCTGCTGTAGATGATCTTCACACAGGCCCGGCACTTGGAGCTATTTTTGCCGGATTGGTGCAGTGCACAGATTGTTCGAACTGAACAGTAAATTATCACCAGCGCAGGCCCAAGAAACCCAAACACCTGCAGGCAGCTGATCACAGAGGGATTCCACCTGTTCTTTGAAAACCTGTGGAAGCAGTGGACATTCCCAGTTTCATTGCCCCCTTTGAAGCTGTGGATGATTGGAAAGGTTGCTGAGAACACCACGACCCAGACGCCTATGCACATGATCAGAGCTGCTTTGGGGGAGCGCAGCTGTTTGGCTTTGAAGGGGTGACAGATTGCTATCCATCTATCGCCTGCTATGCACATGACGGTGTAGATGCTGCCGTAtatcccgacaaaataaaggttttccaGGATGGTGCAGAACTGTAGGAGTTCAGTGGGCCACGAATAATTTGTAGCATGCATTTTGAAGGGAAGTTGGAGGAGGAGAATCAGATCCATCAGAGCCAAGTTTGTCATGTAGATGGTCGACTCGGTCCACTTCTTCAGCCGCACGCAAAACACCACCAGGGCAAAAACGTTCAGAACAGTCCCAAAGAGGAAGATGGGAATGTAGATGATCAACTCCACGTATTTCATCGTGTTGTCCACCTCAACAAAGGAACAACTGGTGTTCATGGTGCTGCAGGAGAGAAAAAAGATTTCTCTGAGAAAATTCAAAGCCTGTTATTGTAAAACACATGCCGCTTGTTTTAATATCTTTTGTTCCCACATGCAGACAGTTGCATTTTAAACCACACTACTGAGACATTTGAAACCTCTCAGGTGCGTGGGTACACAAGTGAGTTTATCGTCTTTGAAAAGGCCCAAAACACCATGAGAACTCTTCAGTACATTACTACAAGTCCCATGTTAGTTTGGGCaaagaaagcttaaaaaaaaaaaaataagaaagctttaaaacaaagacaatgagACGTAAGTTGCAGCAACTTTCTTGAGGCTTTTGTCCAAAAGGAAATCACTCAATCTGGCATCTGCATCTGCAGCAGAGTCAAGTGTTTTCATCAGGTACATATTTCACAGAACGTAAGCCTTTTGAAACTCAATTTTAAACTTTCaagcaattttttaaaagacaaacttACAGCTATTGAgggaaagaaaatgtcaaaaatttcGAGAAATGACGACTTTAAAAACTTAATGCTCAcaaatgtgacactgaaatCTCCTGCACCTCAGCCTATGcgcaataatttcttaaatttGACATCCAACAAAATAACTGTTGCTAGACAGAAAAAGCCGGCTGCGCTGGTTGGTTCTTAGCTGTCTTGCACAGTGGAAAATGTTCAGTGTTGTCGTGCTCTTACCTTGACTGCATGGTTTAGGAGAAATTTtcaatgtgtgtgtctgtttcacTTAACTGTGCCAGACACGCTTCTGCTTTTCTATCTTTGTTGTTTCATCACCACTTCCTGAGTCATGCCACACATGATGTatatgtttgctgttttttttctagtgtCTGATGCATCAAGATGCTTGACTGGTCtcagaaaaatgattaaaaaattgacatttttttggttaatttcatttcttttcatatgCTTTAGGTGTTTTGTCATAAttgtattatgtttttttttttttttttggctgaccACTTTATAAATGCAAAGCTCCACCCCCGTGCGACAATGTTTTAATGATAAGGGTAGAGATTGTTGGAATTGATATAGAGGAAATGTCACTGGTGACTAACGGCACGGGTTTCTCATGACTGTTGCTGACTGTGGTTTTTgtttcacaagaaaaaaaataaatttgatgcATTGCAGATAGAAAAAGCCCCAACACTGCGTCTGTGAAACGGCTGGCATGTCTGAGTGACGCCGACAAACAAAGCGGGGATGTTTGGGCCCAATAGTGATCGCATTTCCTCTTTATGTAAATCCAGGAGATCCTGATTGTCAAACAAAAGTGTGAATAATGAAAAGTCAGAATAATGCGAGAACCAAACGGAATTCATTGATCATTGATTACTTCTAAAGGGTCTACAGTGCCTAAAAGTGAACAGATAGAGTTCCCTCTCTTGCTCTCAAGAAAGCTACAACTTTGTCTAACAAGAACATGCGACTGTTGGATTGATTTAAAAGTTGTATGTTCTTTCACAACATACTAAACAGTGTTGTTTACTTCTGCCTATGAGCAGGTTAAAAATGCCACACATTGAGGTCACCGCGTTTAAGTTATGAAACTGTTCTCTCTGACAATGCCTCTTTGAGTCTCTAGTCTTTGGCTTGACTCTAAACACGAGCTTATCTCTAATTTTTGTTAATATTGTTGTTGCTTAAAAAAGCCTGAATTTAcacaattattgtttttttatttaagccaagacactggtttttcattttttgttttgtttttagcggGGCCTGCGTGAAATCCCCACACCAGTCAGCACAGTGATGTTGTTAGTGTCAGCAACAGTCCCATATGAAAATGAATCACTAGTCAGAGTGTTTGAAAGCGACAGAAGCTGATTTGTACTGTGATTATGTTTGTCAGTTTTCTGGTTTCAATTACTGAGAtgactctgattttttttcgAAGTGTGAGAATATTCTGCATCTGCCAAAGTGTCGTCTCTCTTTGATGTTTATGTGGTTcgaacacaataaaaaaaatctcttgaaTTAAATCTGGAGAGCTTTACGATTTGAttgtaaatgttgattttaattAGAAAGATATTTTTCTGTGCGAGGAGAAAAGTCAGCACAGTGCCACCTGCTGGTAGAAATGAGGTATTCACAAATCATGTCACTTAGTCTTCCAAATCAAAACACAAGTCccgatttttttatttacatttttttatttttgagtagTATTTACCAAAACTTTTTACAGCAGTTCTACAgtgaaaatatgaaaagttAAGCTTGTAAATATCGTAAAaggctgaaaacaaaaacatttccaattgcttggtgtgtatttattctaaATTTGTATGCGTCACCATAGAAAACTAACAAAGaaagaatattaaaacataAGGTATGTTCCAAAAAAGTTGTGTCACTTAAAATGGATATATTTGCAATAGAAATTAGAAACGTTCCGCTAATTTATGTTCTTTACTTGTATCTTTTATGTCACCTTTTATCTGACATTATTATTCCCTGAATAGCTACGAAGCGAGTGTCTTTAGATTTCCCTCCAGATAGAACACAACACCTAAAAGCGACAAACGAATTACAAAATGCTTCTCatgttgtttacttttttatagaTGGAGGAGCAAACCTCAGCTTTAATGAGTTTAGCCCATAAAAATCTATAAACGGTCTactttgaatgaaaggaaaaacagagcagaggagctggagtCTTTGAGATTCAGAAAAACTATAATAACATAAAAAGGatgcttaaaaaaagacttatataaagaaatggggggggggacataAAGGAAGATTAATTTTGttcattaaatgaataaaaaaatattaaagtgacAGAGtacaagcagaaaaaaggattttggttTTGATCCTCATGATTTTGACTCTTTGAACAGTTACATAATATAGTACTTAAAGTTActgtattacatttattttgagtTAATCTCAACACTTGAACTTaatcagttttcctttttgacaAAACTAGCTCAGATAGAAAAAActcatttcttttctattttattttttcaacatctaaattctaaaaaaaaaattttttatttaagtttattttctcTTTGACAGGGtcccagttaagcagaattaagTGTGAATAATACTAAAATGAATGGATAGATTGTAATATAACCACAAATGTGATGTTCATGCGTGCAGATATATTAGATCCAATAAGAGGTTGACACACGTGAAACTGTGGGAGTAATAATGTCCTCCACACAGCTTTAAAATAGTCttagaaacagagaaaaacaaataacagaaaaaacacattgtgtataaaaaaatttTGGTGaagtaaaagttttaaaaaggaaaactgaataTTAGAAATCAACATTTGAGAAAAGTAAAGATGAGGCGTACTGGAAAAACCAGCCAGTCTTTAAGAATCCTTCATGTGAAGCAACAATTGAATCATTCAGTGTTTTATTGTCAGTCAAATGACCTgccggattttttttttagcatcttaagcaaaacaaatggaaaaaattaGCTAATTTAGAGCCGAGGCACACAACGACAAACAAAGAGTCgtgcaaacattcacacacacagacagagccGCTCTAGGAGGCCATGAACTTCCTCAGTGTGATGACCATGAGGGTGAGGAGGACTGACACCCCCAGGAAGACAGCTATAACTATGGCTGTGATGGCCCCCGGTCCCAGGAAAgctgtgcaaacacacaaataaatatttggacatcAAGCAAttcaatcaaccaatcaaaatGTTGTCTGACTGTATGAATCAATCAGGGACGACCCAGTTTCACCTTCATCAAAGGGCTGAGAGGATGTGAAGATCTCCGGATAGCTGAAGGTGAACGTCACCACAGAGACTGGGGATGTGGTATCACCGGGGGGCTCTCCAGACCAGGTCTCCTGGTGGTCCAGAATTGTTAAGGCAGAGTCTGTCTCTatgaaaataattacatttcacAAAATTATCATACAAAATATCATTATTTGATAAATGTAAGAACCTTTTTATGTAGTAAACTAAAATCGTATTACATTTCTAACATATTGATGGAAATCTCATAGATAAGGGCCACTGTATTAGACACTGGCTCACACTATATGACCTTTaactaaattaaatgaaaacgtGTTGGCCCTGAACACAAAGTATCCCTTTATAAACACCACTTAGGCACTCTGGTCTCCTCATGCAAGCCCATCTTCAGAAACCTGGTGTAGTATTTGACCAATCGATGTCCTTGGTAAATCATTCAAGCTAGCTGGTCGAAAACAAAGTATTTATCACATTTCTAAACTAaggaaaatggtaaaaaaaaaagatgacttaTGGATtgtaatccatgcttttatctcATCTCATTTAAATTACTGCAGTTTTAATCAATCCGCAGCTAACTGTTACTCTAGTTAAAatgctgctgcaaggcttttaacaggaAACAGTAAAAGGGCTCACATTTCATATCATCTTCTTTACATTGTTAACCTGTCAATTTTAGAGTTGACTGTTTAGTTTTGATATTTAGAGCTCTTCATGGGCAGGCCCCTCATTATGTTTCCCAACTGTTGGTAgcaggggtgtaacgattaattgaCTTAATTGATGAATTCATTTATATTcttacgatccaaccagatcaatctgtctgaggcaggaTCTTCATCCAATCAACCTATGGCAttataaaattatttcaaagtgaaataaattgattgtgttgatattggaaataccatttggattgagacagggtaggtttattttactataacgtacAAAACGACTAAgttcatcacagcagacaacacacatgtgatggcaacaaaaactgatcaaaccatccttccagtccaatgtgtgaagacactttgaatttagctaagacatgtgaccacacaGTAGAAATGCTCTACTAATGTTCCCTtttgattattttgatgtggaaaaacaacagtgggctgaactttatgaagtTAAAATGTGAATCGATTTGCCATCAATCCTTGATTACTTGTtcgtttgtacacatatttaatttacactttctTATCTTGCAAGAAGAAACTTTCTCTGCAAGGTACCCATGCGTTTATCTCGGAGTCACACTGGCTAAAGAGGTCATGGatggattttaggtcagtgaatcagatcctTCAAAATGAACCACCATCGATTATGAATCGTATTGTCAACCTTAAATTAGGATATGTATTGAATTGTTGTTCAAGtagtcttttttgtttatttctacaTCCCTTTAGGAGCAAATCAAACCATCAACCTTCCAGAGAAATGTTGAAAGCAgcttaaaaatatgtaaaccCTTCATTTAAATCCTTCTCCTGTCACCATGAACCCTGTCAGGCCTCTGTTGCCTGAATTCCTGGGTGTCATCCTTCTGCACTGACATAATAGCAATGAGATTTCTGATCGCAACCTCTCATTAAAACGGCACCTTCTTGATGCCCAAACCCAGCTATTCAAACACTGAGTGATTCACTTACTTGCATACCTGCACAACCACAatcaaaacatgtttgctttagCATATTTAGTCTTTCTCAGTGAAGTCTCATCGTTTCACTACGAAAGGAACCCATCACTGATCTCTCCGTGGCAAATCAGAGAAATTCAAAGTATTAGAGGTGCTAATAACGCACAACTGATGTGAGTATTTTGATGCTGCTTTGTTGACTCAAGGTCGTGTGCAGCTTCCTGTCCT
Coding sequences:
- the LOC101161582 gene encoding integral membrane protein 2C; its protein translation is MVKITFQPVSAQKPEKDNDPDKITLPQPYEKVIPHVKPGQVIPSRKPFPIGLCCLAFGLLVFLTGLVLASVYTYRHYFIPQHIPEDSLFHCRVIYEDSIFAPLRGRQELEENVGIYIEDNYEQISVPVPHFGGSDPADIVHDFQRGLTAYFDIALDKCYITELNTTLVMPPRSLWELLINVKRGTYLPQTYIIQEEMTVTGRVRNMRQLGPFIHRLCFGKETYRLRRRNQRQRIERRETKRCHKIRHFENTFVVETVICDRF
- the LOC101161834 gene encoding G-protein coupled receptor 55-like, translating into MNTSCSFVEVDNTMKYVELIIYIPIFLFGTVLNVFALVVFCVRLKKWTESTIYMTNLALMDLILLLQLPFKMHATNYSWPTELLQFCTILENLYFVGIYGSIYTVMCIAGDRWIAICHPFKAKQLRSPKAALIMCIGVWVVVFSATFPIIHSFKGGNETGNVHCFHRFSKNRWNPSVISCLQVFGFLGPALVIIYCSVRTICALHQSGKNSSKCRACVKIIYSSLSAFLVPFTPSHLAIFLQFLVHRGEITDCSSMTKINLFIQVTMCLSNITCCLDALCYYFAAQEARSARQSIKISLTRERKHTFSTSEV
- the snorc gene encoding protein SNORC codes for the protein MVHSSTCRVVLLLLFSLFVVSVHSETDSALTILDHQETWSGEPPGDTTSPVSVVTFTFSYPEIFTSSQPFDEAFLGPGAITAIVIAVFLGVSVLLTLMVITLRKFMAS